A stretch of Mustelus asterias chromosome 24, sMusAst1.hap1.1, whole genome shotgun sequence DNA encodes these proteins:
- the rab11a gene encoding ras-related protein Rab-11A, with the protein MGARDDEYDYLFKVVLIGDSGVGKSNLLSRFTRNEFNLESKSTIGVEFATRSIQVDGKTIKAQIWDTAGQERYRAITSAYYRGAVGALLVYDIAKHLTYENVERWLKELKDHADNNIVIMLVGNKSDLRHLRAVPTDEAKAFAEKNGLSFIETSALDSTNVETAFQTILTEIYRIVSQKQMSDRRENDMSPSNNVVPIHMPPTTENKPKMQCCQNI; encoded by the exons TTGTGCTGATTGGCGACTCGGGTGTGGGAAAAAGTAACCTCCTGTCACGGTTCACACGCAATGAGTTTAACTTGGAAAGCAAGAGCACAATCGGAGTGGAATTTGCCACAAGAAGTATCCAGGTAGACGGGAAGACGATTAAAGCACAGATCTGGGACACAGCTGGGCAGGAGCGATACCGGGCCATCACCTCTGC GTATTACCGAGGGGCAGTTGGTGCCCTGTTGGTTTACGATATTGCCAAACACCTGACCTACGAGAATGTGGAAAGATGGTTGAAAGAACTGAAGGATCACGCTGACAATAACATCGTCATCATGCTGGTTGGGAACAAGAGTGATCTGCGTCACCTCCGAGCTGTGCCTACAGATGAGGCGAAAGCTTTTGCAG AAAAGAATGGATTGTCCTTCATTGAAACTTCAGCTTTAGACTCAACAAATGTCGAGACTGCATTCCAGACAATCCTCACAG AAATTTACCGTATTGTGTCTCAGAAGCAAATGTCAGACAGACGTGAAAATGACATGTCGCCGAGTAACAATGTGGTGCCCATTCACATGCCTCCAACCACTGAAAACAAACCAAAGATGCAATGCTGTCAAAACATCTGA